From Psychroflexus torquis ATCC 700755, the proteins below share one genomic window:
- a CDS encoding tetratricopeptide repeat protein: MKIKIILLLIIGLSLNTMAQNPEAMAKYHFIEAQNAYGNGDNNTATTHLEDCIEALTKTNAKIEALYTNIYLSKKEYLKAKKHITVYFEIAQEDHSDYMKMISLSTTNENNFKKAEQEKIVELKRQADMGVTDFSNYDEIADFGSDNDWANKIQSSRNSTSFIKSELEKAKKYKSAQGKARLAFFYLEGIGIIESENWKDDYTKAENLCLDGVNLKLSLACYIYARTKYGMDSGEEAYFNLLQIADGKIDIADYAIGYMYLSEYTDEGTPYKPTLGLEYYKKGFGKLKVVNSEAASRIASSIASAYSKYDNEITRDKTLQLEWLKKSYNTFPNGRAAFSIADFYLYNYKNPQYNISKSEIGKWYQRSADLGYRPGMSQVAYAYMKGYFGYSMNKNLAIQWYKKAANKGDKSAIKSLKELGIDYIPNKG; this comes from the coding sequence ATGAAAATAAAAATCATTCTATTACTAATTATTGGCTTAAGCTTAAATACAATGGCTCAAAATCCAGAAGCTATGGCAAAATACCATTTTATAGAAGCACAAAATGCTTACGGAAATGGGGATAATAACACAGCAACAACCCATTTGGAAGACTGTATAGAAGCTTTAACTAAAACAAATGCAAAAATTGAGGCGTTGTATACAAATATCTACTTAAGCAAAAAAGAATATCTAAAAGCTAAAAAACATATCACAGTTTATTTTGAAATTGCACAGGAAGATCATAGTGATTATATGAAAATGATTTCGCTATCAACAACAAACGAAAATAACTTCAAAAAAGCAGAGCAAGAAAAAATAGTGGAATTAAAGAGACAAGCTGACATGGGGGTTACAGACTTTAGTAATTACGATGAAATAGCTGACTTTGGTTCGGATAATGACTGGGCAAATAAAATACAATCATCGAGGAATTCTACTTCATTTATTAAAAGCGAATTAGAGAAAGCAAAAAAATACAAGTCAGCTCAAGGCAAAGCACGTTTGGCATTCTTTTATTTAGAAGGTATAGGTATAATCGAAAGCGAGAATTGGAAAGATGATTATACTAAAGCCGAGAATTTATGTTTAGATGGCGTTAATCTCAAACTATCTTTGGCATGTTACATTTATGCCAGAACCAAATATGGAATGGACAGTGGCGAAGAAGCCTATTTCAATTTATTGCAAATAGCAGATGGTAAAATAGATATAGCAGACTACGCTATAGGATACATGTATTTATCAGAATATACTGATGAAGGAACTCCATATAAGCCAACCTTGGGCTTGGAATATTATAAAAAAGGCTTTGGAAAACTCAAAGTAGTTAATAGTGAAGCAGCTTCCCGTATAGCAAGTTCAATTGCAAGTGCTTATAGTAAATATGATAATGAAATTACAAGAGACAAGACCTTACAATTAGAATGGTTGAAAAAATCTTACAATACATTTCCTAATGGGAGAGCAGCATTTAGTATTGCAGATTTTTATCTTTATAATTATAAGAATCCACAATATAATATTTCAAAGAGTGAAATAGGAAAATGGTATCAAAGATCAGCAGACTTAGGTTATCGCCCAGGGATGAGTCAAGTTGCATATGCTTATATGAAAGGATATTTCGGCTATTCTATGAATAAAAACCTTGCAATACAATGGTATAAAAAAGCAGCAAATAAAGGAGATAAATCGGCAATTAAGAGCTTAAAAGAGTTAGGTATAGACTATATCCCCAATAAGGGATAA
- a CDS encoding type II toxin-antitoxin system HigB family toxin, which yields MTEAIEKLIEDIENAEWKKPLEIKEERPDADNVHPEGFYFFNINIHRAMILIVFEDSEASIVWTGNHQEYDKIFKGNKNTIEKWLRNQNLI from the coding sequence TTGACTGAAGCTATTGAAAAATTAATCGAAGATATTGAGAATGCGGAATGGAAAAAACCTCTTGAAATAAAAGAAGAAAGACCAGATGCTGACAATGTTCATCCAGAAGGCTTTTACTTTTTTAATATAAATATTCACAGGGCAATGATTTTAATTGTATTTGAGGATTCAGAAGCTTCAATCGTTTGGACAGGAAATCATCAAGAATATGATAAAATATTTAAAGGAAATAAAAACACAATAGAAAAATGGTTGAGAAACCAAAATTTGATTTAA
- a CDS encoding helix-turn-helix transcriptional regulator yields MVEKPKFDLIMEKFSIQNIEKINFLNSELEVEKATNLFLKLRVLAKENESYKVLRKHLSKLIKDYEDKNWSNNENITSEQIEESDLAEHIVQAENKFYLKRKEIIREKLKESGLNQTDLAKILGHRKGYISELINGIRPFSKDDLIIINRLFKIELEKLIPTFIKEEKVIHIRKTLKSIPKSRIILSKEILN; encoded by the coding sequence ATGGTTGAGAAACCAAAATTTGATTTAATTATGGAAAAATTTTCAATTCAAAATATAGAAAAAATCAACTTCTTAAATAGTGAATTAGAAGTTGAAAAAGCAACGAACTTATTTCTAAAATTAAGAGTTTTAGCTAAAGAAAATGAATCTTATAAAGTTTTGAGAAAACACTTATCAAAATTAATTAAAGATTACGAGGATAAAAATTGGTCAAATAATGAGAATATCACGAGCGAACAAATTGAGGAAAGTGATTTAGCTGAACATATTGTACAAGCAGAAAATAAGTTCTATTTAAAAAGAAAAGAAATCATTCGTGAAAAACTGAAAGAAAGCGGTTTGAATCAAACTGATTTAGCGAAAATTTTAGGACATAGAAAGGGTTATATTTCTGAACTAATTAACGGAATTAGACCATTTTCAAAAGATGACTTAATAATTATAAATCGTCTATTCAAGATTGAACTTGAAAAGTTAATTCCAACTTTTATAAAAGAGGAAAAAGTTATACATATTAGAAAAACTCTGAAATCAATTCCAAAAAGCCGAATAATATTATCGAAAGAGATATTGAATTGA
- a CDS encoding leucine-rich repeat domain-containing protein: protein MKTKITLLLVLACSLNAIAQSPEAMAKYHFTEAQNSYGNGDNNAALDNLKTTVESFGKTNSKIEALYTYIYYSQKDFINAKNHMTLYFDIAAENHSDYMKMISLLTETTKKAIEIEQLALKKKNKEIEKQKDQQKDQQNWKVALSEKTIASFENYLQNSKNALYRIEAKKYLEHSAIKNLMLLPDGYEANAMNYLTVKNFKSIKTYFNVTSIVITKAHPIPYLPEEIGSLSKLEELDLSQCGFTTLPESIGNLTSLKKLNLVSNNLTTLPESIGNLTSLEELYLGKNNLTTLPESIGNLSRLKTFFSGSNKLSVLPESIGNLTSLEELFLRETDLTTLPESIGNLISLERLYLNESNLTALPQSIGNLTSLEKLNLDGNRLTTLPESIGNLTRLDLLDLQGNKLTTLPESIGNLTSLDEFILNNNALTVLPESIGNLIKLSALYLFGNDLTTLPESIGSLKNNLTIYMLKSQYTRCEKSIKLIKKNNETLEITQY from the coding sequence ATGAAAACAAAAATTACCCTTTTACTCGTTTTAGCTTGCAGCTTAAATGCAATAGCTCAGAGTCCAGAAGCTATGGCAAAATATCATTTTACAGAAGCACAGAATAGTTACGGAAATGGAGATAATAATGCAGCCCTAGATAATTTAAAAACAACCGTAGAATCTTTTGGGAAAACCAACTCTAAAATAGAAGCATTATATACCTATATCTATTATAGTCAAAAAGACTTTATTAATGCTAAGAATCATATGACATTGTATTTTGATATAGCCGCTGAAAACCATAGCGATTATATGAAAATGATTTCGCTATTAACAGAAACAACAAAGAAGGCGATAGAAATTGAACAACTTGCCTTAAAGAAAAAAAATAAAGAAATCGAAAAACAAAAAGACCAACAAAAGGACCAACAAAATTGGAAGGTAGCGCTATCAGAAAAAACAATAGCATCTTTTGAAAATTATCTTCAAAATTCAAAAAACGCATTGTATCGCATTGAAGCTAAAAAATACCTAGAACATAGTGCTATAAAAAATCTAATGCTGCTTCCTGATGGCTATGAAGCTAATGCAATGAATTACTTGACAGTTAAAAATTTTAAGAGTATTAAAACATACTTTAATGTGACTTCTATTGTGATTACAAAAGCACATCCAATCCCTTATTTACCAGAAGAAATTGGCAGTTTGTCTAAATTAGAAGAATTAGATCTAAGTCAGTGCGGTTTTACAACCTTACCCGAAAGTATTGGTAATCTCACAAGCTTAAAAAAACTTAATTTAGTTAGTAATAATTTAACAACATTACCCGAAAGTATTGGAAACCTTACAAGCTTAGAAGAACTCTATTTAGGTAAGAATAATTTAACAACGTTACCTGAAAGTATTGGAAACCTCTCAAGATTAAAAACATTTTTTTCAGGGAGTAATAAATTATCGGTACTTCCCGAAAGTATTGGGAATCTTACAAGCTTAGAAGAACTTTTTTTAAGGGAGACTGATTTAACGACACTACCCGAAAGTATAGGAAATCTTATAAGCTTAGAAAGACTTTATTTAAATGAAAGTAATTTAACGGCTCTTCCCCAAAGCATTGGAAACCTTACAAGCTTAGAAAAACTCAACTTAGATGGGAATAGACTAACAACGTTACCCGAAAGTATTGGAAACCTTACAAGATTAGACCTACTTGACTTACAAGGAAATAAGCTAACAACGTTACCCGAAAGTATTGGGAACCTTACAAGCTTAGATGAATTTATTTTAAATAATAATGCTTTAACTGTACTACCCGAAAGTATTGGGAATCTTATAAAGCTAAGTGCACTTTACTTATTTGGTAATGATTTAACCACGTTACCCGAAAGTATTGGAAGTTTAAAAAATAATTTAACAATCTATATGTTAAAGTCTCAATATACAAGATGTGAAAAATCCATCAAATTAATAAAAAAGAATAATGAAACATTAGAAATAACGCAATATTAA
- a CDS encoding WG repeat-containing protein, with protein sequence MKIKITLLLLIAIPFCALAQNSEILAKSYFLKAKEFYGNGNNTEALTNLNTCLKNINGESNAKIEALYVDIFMAKQEYVKAQEHISQYFKKATEDHSDYMKMVSLFAEITESAKKERLKLFNSNPNITLVAKEENNKWGFINRDGKFIIKPQYDATIDNMEYDRAIVKIGSKYGVINSQDIKVIPIIHDTIIRDSNNFIYLNSNKYYFTNNLGKLRLSDGCLKFTQLADDFYLCHINKDDNKGGTLLHVNMNIIIKNIKSCKIYKSFDNKHHYEIKFKDKTMNSLIDENGNIKIEPTKRFISSPIAQTYKAMKDITSVAETNIFIVKDLDDSYVEPDKIYNAKTKQTITYFYTEKESKLKEIINTKRGSFIRCQKIFKNGKVGFVSDKAIITPQFNEISHSFGKYIFVTGNYGKGLVDSEGNIVIPLKYSEVKYSRSDKNIKKWFGVKQGKNVDVYDTNGKFLYESTLD encoded by the coding sequence ATGAAAATAAAAATTACACTCTTACTTCTTATAGCTATACCATTTTGTGCATTAGCTCAAAACTCAGAAATATTAGCTAAATCCTACTTTTTAAAAGCTAAAGAATTTTATGGTAACGGTAACAATACCGAAGCATTAACTAACCTTAACACCTGCCTGAAAAATATAAATGGAGAATCAAATGCAAAAATTGAAGCTCTTTATGTAGACATATTTATGGCTAAACAAGAATATGTAAAAGCCCAAGAACATATTTCACAGTACTTTAAAAAAGCAACCGAAGACCATAGTGACTATATGAAAATGGTTTCTTTATTTGCAGAAATCACCGAAAGTGCAAAAAAAGAGAGACTAAAACTATTTAATTCTAATCCAAACATCACATTAGTTGCCAAAGAGGAAAATAATAAATGGGGGTTTATTAATAGGGACGGAAAGTTTATTATAAAGCCTCAATATGATGCAACTATCGATAATATGGAATATGACAGAGCCATTGTAAAGATAGGCTCTAAATATGGGGTTATTAATAGTCAAGATATCAAGGTAATACCCATAATTCACGACACTATAATTAGAGACTCGAACAATTTTATTTATTTGAATTCAAATAAATATTATTTCACTAATAATTTAGGAAAATTAAGACTATCAGATGGCTGTCTCAAATTCACACAACTTGCGGACGATTTTTATCTCTGTCACATTAATAAGGATGATAATAAAGGAGGAACTTTATTACATGTAAATATGAACATTATCATTAAAAATATTAAATCATGTAAAATTTATAAATCATTTGATAATAAGCATCATTACGAAATTAAATTCAAAGACAAAACGATGAATTCATTAATAGATGAGAATGGTAATATTAAAATAGAACCTACAAAAAGGTTCATTAGCTCACCTATAGCTCAAACCTATAAAGCGATGAAAGATATTACTAGCGTAGCCGAAACAAATATATTTATAGTTAAAGATCTAGATGATTCCTATGTAGAGCCCGACAAAATTTATAATGCAAAGACAAAACAAACTATTACATATTTTTATACAGAAAAAGAAAGTAAGCTAAAAGAAATTATTAACACAAAACGAGGATCATTTATACGATGTCAAAAAATATTTAAAAATGGTAAAGTTGGATTCGTGTCGGATAAAGCAATAATTACACCACAATTTAATGAAATAAGTCACTCTTTCGGAAAATATATCTTCGTTACGGGGAATTACGGAAAAGGTTTAGTGGATAGCGAAGGAAATATAGTTATACCATTAAAATATTCCGAAGTTAAATATAGCAGATCTGATAAAAACATAAAAAAATGGTTTGGTGTAAAACAAGGTAAAAATGTAGATGTATACGATACAAACGGTAAATTCCTTTATGAATCCACTTTGGATTAA